The genomic stretch GGTTGCCGGTGGCTGGCCGCAGGGCCAGGTCCAGGTGAGCGGCAAGGCGGGCAAGTCAGAGCGCACCGAGCTTGTCGTTCAGTCCAAGTAAACGTAGTTGAATCAGTCACTTGGCCGATAACAGTGGAAGGCCGGCATTTGCAGCCTTCCGCTCGTCGCGACCTTCACGACGCAGCGCACATCCCCGTCCCGCCGCCCTTGCCGACCCCGGTGGGGAGGAGTAGGGTCGGTACTCCAAGCGGCCTGTTTTCCGCTTGGCGATGAGCCTGGTCGATGACGTCAACGCCCCTTTCGAAGGACCCCGCAGCCCCACGTCAGTACGGGGCCGGTCCTTGTGAGGCCGCCGACCCCGACCTGCTCTTCCACGACCCCGCACGACGCCCTGGTCCTTCGAGGACCGGGGCGTTTTCGTCTGCGGGGCCTTCCGCACGGGCCTCGGCCTCGCGCCGGGGCTTCCATACCCGCTGAAGGAGGCTCTACATGTTCGAAGAACGACCGCAGCCGGAGATCGAGGCGCTGATGAAGGCCAACCCCGAATTCAAGCAGCTGTATCAACGCCACAAGGATCTCGACAAGAGAGTGATGGACGCCGAACTGGGCGTGCTACCGATCGACGACATCACCCTGGCGCAGATGAAGCGCGAAAAACTGGCTGCGAAGGACCGACTGGTCCGCATGTACGACCTGCAACGCCACTGACGTCCACCCCTTTCCTCGCCGTGGGCGGCGACTTCCTCGTCGGTCTCTCCGCCCGCGTCTACTGAACCGGGGCGGCTGCGCCCAGCAGCCGCCCCGGTGCGAAGGAATCTCCTCTCCCTCCCGCAGGCGCCCGCATGGCCGGGCGCCCCTCGGCGTGCGTGCGGTCCGGCGCCAAGTCGGAGGCAAATGGGTCCCCGGCCGCGTCCACGAGCCGGTGCGCTCTTTCCGCGCTTCACGCGGGCCTTTTACACTGGCCCCATGAGCATCCATCAATCCGTACTCGAACTGATCGGCGACACGCCGATCATCAAGGCGCAGCGCCTGGACACCGGCGTCTGCGAGCTCTATCTCAAGCTCGAATCGCAGAACCCCGGCGGCTCCATCAAGGACCGCATCGGCCTGTCGATGATCGAAGCCGCCGAGAAGGCCGGCAAGATCCGCCCCGGCGACACGCTCGTGGAAGGCACCGCCGGCAACACCGGCATCGGCCTGGCGCTGGTCGCGCAGCAGAAGGGCTACAAGCTGATCCTCGTCGTGCCCGACAAGATGAGCCGCGAGAAGATCTTCAACCTCAAGGCGATGGGCGCGCAGGTCGTGCTCACGCGTTCGGATGTCGCCAAGGGCCATCCCGACTACTACCAGGACCTCGCCGAGCGCCTCGCGCGCGAAACGCCGGGCGCGTACTTCATCAACCAGTTCGGCAATCCGGACAACCCGGCCGCGCACGAGTTCGGAACGGGCCCGGAAATCCTGCGCCAGATGAACGACGTCGGCGGGCTCGATGCGATCGTGTTCGGCTGCGGCAGCTCGGGCACGATGACCGGCCTGTCGCGCTTCTTCGCGAGCGAATCGCCGCACACCGAACTGATCCTCGCCGACCCCGTCGGCTCGATCCTCGAGGAATACATCAACCGCGGCACGCTGTCGGACAAGTCGGCGAGCTGGATGGTCGAAGGCATCGGCGAGGACTTCCTCCCGCCGATCTCCGACTTCACGCGGGTGAAGAAGGCTTACGCGATCAGCGACAAGGAGAGCTTCCTCACCGCGCGCGAACTGCTCGAGAAGGAGGGCATCCTCGGCGGCTCGTCCACCGGCACGCTGCTCGCCGCGGCGCTGAAGTACTGCCGCGAGCAGACCACGCCGAAGAAGGTGCTGACGCTGGTGTGCGACACCGGCAACAAGTACCTGTCGAAGATGTACAACGACTACTGGATGCTGGACAACGGCTTCCTGGCGCGTCAATCCAGCGGCGACCTGCGCGACCTGATCCTGCGCCCGTTCTCGCAGCGCGACACGGTGGTCGTGGGTCCAAACGATCTGCTCGTCACCGCGTACCAGCGCATGAAGCTGTACGACGTCTCGCAGCTGCCGGTGATGGACGGCGACAACATCGTCGGCATCGTCGATGAAAGCGACGTACTGCTGCACGTGTACGGCGACGAGTCGCGTTTCCGCGATCCGGTGTCGACCGCGATGGTGAGCAAGCTGGACAAGATCGACGTGCGTTCGCCGATCGAATCGCTGCTGCCGGTGTTCGATCGCGGCCATGTCGCCATCGTCGTAGACGGCGAGAAGTTCATCGGCCTGATCACGCGCATCGACCTGCTCAACTACCTGCGCAGGCGCGTGCAGTGATGAACGCCGCGGCGTCCGCGCACTGGTTGCCGGGCGACCGCCTGCCGGACGTCCGCCTGCGGGCGGACGACGGCACCAACTGCACGCTGCACGCCGAATTCGCCGGCGCGCCGCTCTGGCTCGCGACGCCTACCGATGCGCATGCCGCCGCGCTGCTGCCGGTCCCGCCGCCGGGGACGCTCGCGCTGTGCGTCGGACCGCAGGCGCCGCAGGGCGCGCCCGCGGGATGGCGCGCGTTCGCCGCTGACGCGAGGTGGTGCGAAGGCGTTGGCGCGGGTCTGCTGTGGCTGGTCGATGCCAACCTGCGTCTGTGCGCGCCGGTGCCCCTGCCACCGCAGAGCGTGCCGACGACGACGCCATCGGTCGAACCGTTGCCCGGCGAACGCACGTTCGCAATCGCTCCCGTCCTGCAGATCCCCGGCGTGTTCGAACCGGAACTGTGCGCGGCGCTGATTCGCCACCTCGATGTCGACTGCGCCGGCGGCGACGTGTCCGCCGTGCTGGTCATGCAGGACGGCGAGCAGCGATTGCAGGTCGATCCCGACATCAAACAGCGTCGCGAGGCGATACCCCGCGATGCACAGCTCGAAGCGCGCATGCACGAGCGTCTCATGCGCCGCGCGCTGCCCGAGATCGCGCGCGTGTTCAATTTCGAAGTGCGTCGGCGCGATCCGTTCAAGCTGCTGGCGTATCCCGAAAACGCGGGCTACTTCCGTGCGCATCGCGACAACGAAACGCCGGACGTCGCGCATCGGCGCTTCGCGCTGTCGGTGAACCTCAACCAGGGCGACTACACGGGCGGCGAATTCCGCTATCCCGAATTCGGGCCGCATCTGTTCTCGCCGCCGACGGGCGCGGCGCTGGTGTTTTCGTGCTCGATGCTGCACGAAGTGCGGCCGGTGATGCGCGGCACGCGCTACGCGATGACGACTTTCCTGGCCTGATCAGGCGCGCGGGCGCAGGCGCGGGGCGAGATCCGCGACGCCCGCCGATTCGATCGCTTCCTGCGCCCACTGCAGGCCTTCGACGATGCCGTCCGCATGTTTCTCGGCGGCGGCCGCGAGCTCGCGCCGACGCGCGTTCGCGTCGAAATGCGCGTCTCCGTCCTTCGCATAGCGGCTGAGCAGTTCGGAGGACTTGATCCGCTGCGCCCAGTCGTCCGGCACGTCGAGACCGTAATGCGCGGCCAGGCGCGCCGTCGCCGGTGCGGGATCGCGAAGTACGTCGGCGAAATCCAGATCGATGAGTCGTTCCGACAGGGTCGGGTCCGCCGCGAGCGCGCGCCATCGCAGTTGTTCGATGAGCCAGGCCCGGGCGAGGCGGGCGGCTTCGCTGTCCGCCGGCGGGAGGGCCGGCTGCCGAGCCAGCCGGAGCGGCTCGGTCGAAAGCGCCCCTTCGATGAGGCGGGCGTCGCGCAGCATGGTGGCCAGCCAGGTCTGCAGGTCGACCCACAGCAGGCATGCGCGACCGGTGGTCGGCAGCAGCCGATCGGCGAGCGTGGTGACCACGCTGGTCGGCTTCACGATCACCGCCCGACTGTCCGGGAATCCCCGGGCGAGCAGCGCCAGGACCGGCGTTTCCCACGAGGCCGCAGATGGGTCGTCGCGGCCGTGGGCGAGGGCGAGCAGGGGCAGGGGTTCGCGCAGCCCGAGCACGCCCGGCACCAGGTCCAGCAGCCGGCTGACCAGCGACGACCCGCAGTGGCCGATATGGAACAGCCAGTGCACCTCGCGCAGTGGCGGCGAAGGCGCCAGTGCGGCCTCGAGTTCCGACCGGTCCAGGGTCCATCCGGAGACCTCGCGACGCCCGAGCGCGCGCTGGTCGAGGAAGCTCGCGCGCCGGTAGTCGTCGGCCTCGAAATGCAGCACCCAGGCCCGGTTCTGCGCCGGGTCGATTGCGAACAGCGGATAGGCTGCACTTCGGCTGAAGTCCGGGGGCAAACGCCGGGGAGGGCTCATGGGCGATGCTAGAATCGGCGACCGCCCATGCTAGCCGGGCTAGCGGGAAAAAAGACGGAAGGACGCAATGACTGAACGACATGCCGACGGCGGGGCCGGGAAGCCCGGTCTTGGTACCCTGGCGATCCACGCGGGGCAGGCTCCGGACCCGAGCACCGGCGCCGTGATGACGCCGATCTACGCGACCTCGACCTACGCCCAGAGCAGCCCGGGCGTGCACCAGGGCTTCGAGTATTCGCGCAGCCACAACCCGACCCGTTTCGCCTACGAGCGTTGCGTCGCCGCGCTGGAAGGCGGCACGCGCGGTTTCGCGTTCGCCTCGGGCCTGGCCGCGACCTCGACGATCCTGGAACTGCTCGATTCGGGCAGTCACGTCATCGCGATGGACGATGTCTACGGCGGCACCTACCGGTTGTTCGAGCGCGTGCGTCGCCGCTCCGCGGGCCTTGATTTCAGCTGGGTCGACCTGAGCGACGCAGCGGCGTTCGAGGCGGCGATCCGCCCCGAAACCAAGATGGTCTGGATCGAAACGCCGACCAACCCGCTGCTCAAGCTGGTCGACATCGCGCAGATCGCCGCGATTGCCCGCAAGCGCGGCCTGATCGTCGTGGTCGACAACACGTTCTGCTCGCCGATCCTGCAGCGCCCGCTCGAGCTGGGCGCGCACATCGTCATGCACTCGGCGACGAAGTACCTCAACGGCCACTCCGACATCGTCGGCGGCATGGCGGTGGTCGGCGACGACGCCGAAATCGCGGACCAGATGGCCTTCCTGCAGAACGCCATCGGCGGCGTGCAGGGGCCGTTCGACAGCTTCCTCGCGCTGCGCGGCCTGAAGACGCTGCATCTGCGCATGAAGGCGCACTGCGAGAACGCGCAGGCGCTGGCCGAGTGGCTCCAAACGCACCCGCAGATCGAGAAGGTCATCTACCCGGGCCTGAAGTCGCACCCGCAGCACGAACTCGCCCGGCGCCAGATGCATGGCTTCGGCGGCATGGTGAGCATCTACGTCAAGGGCGGCGAAGCCGCGGCGCGCCGCATGATGGAGCGCTGCGAGCTCTTCGCCGTCGCCGAGTCGCTCGGCGGCGTGGAAAGCCTGATCAACCACCCGGCGATCATGACGCATGCGTCCGTGCCGGCAGAGCGCCGTGCTGCTCTTGGCATCGCGGACAACCTGGTTCGGTTGAGCGTGGGTGTGGAGGATGTGGCGGACCTCCAGCAGGACATCAGCACGGCTCTATGAATACGCACACGGTGTCTCGCACGGAAGTTCTACGTCAGCGGTTTTATCTTTTTCGTCAACTCGTCAAGCGCGATATCGAGCGGCGCTACAAGGCGACCTTTGGCGGTATGGCTTGGGCGATACTGCAGCCGCTGTTGATGATCGGCATCTATACGATCGTTTTCGGGCTTATTTTCAAACCCCGATGGCCTGCCGTGGAGAGCCCTTGGGACTACGTGCTCATCCTTTTTCTTGGGAAAGTACCCTATCTCTTCGTAACCGAGTCGATGGCGATGGCTACCGCATCGATGCGGGGCCACATCAATCTGGTGAAAAAGGCGGTTTTCCCACTGAACCTGCTGCCGGGCGTGTCGTTAGGTAGCAGCATGTACCACTCTTTGATCGCACTGGCCGTGTGGGTCGTATTCTTCGTCGCGATCAAGGGCGCGGTGCCGTGGGCAATCATCGCGCTCCCACTGCTGTGGCTTCCACTCATCCTGTTTTGCATGGGTGCTTGCTGGGTCCTCGCTGCCTTGGGCGCCTACTTTCGTGACACCGATCAGGTGGTAGGGACGATAAATATCGCATTGATGTTCCTGTCGCCGATCTTCTACCCGTCCTCTAGCGTGCCGCATGCGCTCAAGCTCGTGATGATGATCAACCCCCTCACTCATGCAATCGAGTGGTCGCGCGCGGCGTTGTTGTGGCCGGCACATCTGGATCTCACTTTGTACCCGCTGCTGCTCGCGATCAGCGCCGTGTTCGCGGTGGGCAGCCTATTCTTCTTTAACAGACTGCGTCCCGGGTTCGCGGACGTCCTTTAATGACGATTCTTGAAGTCAGTAATCTAGGAAAAGCCTATCCGCTCAAGCCGGCTGCGGGAGCTTTGTTTCGCTCATTGCTGCTGAAGCGGCA from Lysobacter auxotrophicus encodes the following:
- a CDS encoding YdcH family protein; translation: MFEERPQPEIEALMKANPEFKQLYQRHKDLDKRVMDAELGVLPIDDITLAQMKREKLAAKDRLVRMYDLQRH
- a CDS encoding pyridoxal-phosphate dependent enzyme, with translation MSIHQSVLELIGDTPIIKAQRLDTGVCELYLKLESQNPGGSIKDRIGLSMIEAAEKAGKIRPGDTLVEGTAGNTGIGLALVAQQKGYKLILVVPDKMSREKIFNLKAMGAQVVLTRSDVAKGHPDYYQDLAERLARETPGAYFINQFGNPDNPAAHEFGTGPEILRQMNDVGGLDAIVFGCGSSGTMTGLSRFFASESPHTELILADPVGSILEEYINRGTLSDKSASWMVEGIGEDFLPPISDFTRVKKAYAISDKESFLTARELLEKEGILGGSSTGTLLAAALKYCREQTTPKKVLTLVCDTGNKYLSKMYNDYWMLDNGFLARQSSGDLRDLILRPFSQRDTVVVGPNDLLVTAYQRMKLYDVSQLPVMDGDNIVGIVDESDVLLHVYGDESRFRDPVSTAMVSKLDKIDVRSPIESLLPVFDRGHVAIVVDGEKFIGLITRIDLLNYLRRRVQ
- a CDS encoding 2OG-Fe(II) oxygenase family protein, translating into MNAAASAHWLPGDRLPDVRLRADDGTNCTLHAEFAGAPLWLATPTDAHAAALLPVPPPGTLALCVGPQAPQGAPAGWRAFAADARWCEGVGAGLLWLVDANLRLCAPVPLPPQSVPTTTPSVEPLPGERTFAIAPVLQIPGVFEPELCAALIRHLDVDCAGGDVSAVLVMQDGEQRLQVDPDIKQRREAIPRDAQLEARMHERLMRRALPEIARVFNFEVRRRDPFKLLAYPENAGYFRAHRDNETPDVAHRRFALSVNLNQGDYTGGEFRYPEFGPHLFSPPTGAALVFSCSMLHEVRPVMRGTRYAMTTFLA
- a CDS encoding cystathionine gamma-synthase, with amino-acid sequence MTERHADGGAGKPGLGTLAIHAGQAPDPSTGAVMTPIYATSTYAQSSPGVHQGFEYSRSHNPTRFAYERCVAALEGGTRGFAFASGLAATSTILELLDSGSHVIAMDDVYGGTYRLFERVRRRSAGLDFSWVDLSDAAAFEAAIRPETKMVWIETPTNPLLKLVDIAQIAAIARKRGLIVVVDNTFCSPILQRPLELGAHIVMHSATKYLNGHSDIVGGMAVVGDDAEIADQMAFLQNAIGGVQGPFDSFLALRGLKTLHLRMKAHCENAQALAEWLQTHPQIEKVIYPGLKSHPQHELARRQMHGFGGMVSIYVKGGEAAARRMMERCELFAVAESLGGVESLINHPAIMTHASVPAERRAALGIADNLVRLSVGVEDVADLQQDISTAL
- a CDS encoding ABC transporter permease; translation: MNTHTVSRTEVLRQRFYLFRQLVKRDIERRYKATFGGMAWAILQPLLMIGIYTIVFGLIFKPRWPAVESPWDYVLILFLGKVPYLFVTESMAMATASMRGHINLVKKAVFPLNLLPGVSLGSSMYHSLIALAVWVVFFVAIKGAVPWAIIALPLLWLPLILFCMGACWVLAALGAYFRDTDQVVGTINIALMFLSPIFYPSSSVPHALKLVMMINPLTHAIEWSRAALLWPAHLDLTLYPLLLAISAVFAVGSLFFFNRLRPGFADVL